One Peterkaempfera bronchialis DNA window includes the following coding sequences:
- a CDS encoding DUF1707 and DUF4190 domain-containing protein: MAVQPWRGAPQPWEPWQPAQTSQAAMRAAHTDRDRTVDVLKAAYAEGRLTPDEYGQRVEAAYRALTYGELAGLVRDLPSGPMVQPTVQQVPPSFMPPQTFGPPVAFMPPPPRAVPPTNSMAVASLVLSLLGFMPFGIASVPAAILGHIAKTQIRSSGEQGDGMATTGVVLGWLGIAFWLMILVIAAGT; the protein is encoded by the coding sequence ATGGCCGTACAGCCGTGGCGGGGGGCGCCCCAGCCGTGGGAGCCCTGGCAGCCCGCGCAGACGTCGCAGGCGGCGATGCGCGCTGCGCACACGGACCGGGATCGCACGGTGGATGTGCTCAAGGCGGCGTACGCGGAGGGCCGGCTGACGCCGGACGAGTACGGCCAGCGGGTCGAGGCGGCGTACCGGGCGCTGACCTATGGCGAGCTCGCGGGGCTGGTGCGGGATCTGCCCAGCGGTCCGATGGTGCAGCCGACGGTGCAGCAGGTGCCGCCGTCCTTCATGCCCCCGCAGACCTTTGGGCCCCCGGTGGCCTTCATGCCCCCGCCGCCCCGAGCGGTGCCGCCGACCAACTCCATGGCGGTGGCCTCGCTGGTGCTGAGCCTTCTGGGCTTCATGCCGTTCGGTATCGCCTCGGTGCCGGCCGCGATCCTCGGCCATATCGCCAAGACGCAGATCCGGAGCTCGGGGGAGCAGGGCGACGGGATGGCGACCACCGGTGTGGTACTGGGCTGGCTGGGGATCGCCTTCTGGCTGATGATCCTCGTCATCGCGGCCGGGACGTGA